In Achromobacter spanius, the following proteins share a genomic window:
- the cysM gene encoding cysteine synthase CysM — MTTTYPTIEQTVGNTPLVRLQRIPGAAGAARGNVILAKLEGNNPAGSVKDRPALSMIQHAEARGDIKPGDTLIEATSGNTGIALAMAAAMKGYRMILIMPDNLSVERRAAMAAYGAELILTPADKGGMEYARDLATEMQADGRGVVLDQFANPDNPRAHVESTGPELWTQTDGRITHFVSAMGTTGTIMGVSTYLKSRNPAVQIVGAQPAEGSQIPGIRKWPEAYLPKIFDRSRVDAYESIEQSEAETMARRLAAEEGIFGGISSAGALVAALRVAERVNDATIVFIVCDRGDRYLSTGVFN, encoded by the coding sequence ATGACTACTACCTACCCCACTATCGAGCAGACCGTCGGCAATACGCCTTTGGTGCGTTTGCAGCGCATTCCCGGTGCCGCGGGCGCCGCGCGTGGCAACGTCATCCTGGCCAAGCTGGAAGGCAACAACCCCGCCGGTTCCGTGAAGGACCGCCCAGCCTTGTCGATGATCCAGCACGCCGAAGCGCGCGGTGACATCAAGCCGGGCGATACCCTCATCGAAGCCACCAGCGGCAACACCGGCATCGCCCTGGCCATGGCGGCCGCGATGAAGGGCTACCGCATGATCTTGATCATGCCCGACAACCTGTCGGTGGAACGCCGCGCGGCCATGGCGGCTTATGGCGCCGAGCTGATCCTGACGCCGGCCGACAAGGGCGGCATGGAGTATGCCCGCGACCTGGCCACCGAGATGCAGGCGGACGGCAGGGGCGTGGTGCTGGACCAATTCGCCAACCCCGATAATCCGCGTGCGCACGTGGAATCCACCGGTCCGGAACTCTGGACGCAAACCGATGGGCGCATTACCCACTTCGTCAGCGCCATGGGCACCACGGGCACCATCATGGGGGTGTCGACCTACCTGAAGTCGCGCAATCCGGCCGTACAGATTGTCGGTGCGCAGCCGGCCGAAGGGTCGCAGATACCCGGTATCCGCAAGTGGCCCGAAGCCTATTTGCCCAAGATCTTCGACCGCAGCCGTGTGGATGCGTACGAATCCATCGAGCAGTCGGAAGCCGAAACCATGGCCCGTCGGCTGGCGGCGGAAGAGGGCATCTTTGGCGGCATCTCGTCCGCGGGCGCGCTGGTTGCCGCGTTGCGCGTGGCCGAGCGCGTCAACGACGCGACCATCGTG
- a CDS encoding ComEA family DNA-binding protein: MNAFSVPAVARRSLTMPWHKRHARQVAGGTQGGRRLWQHTLGAILLIGGLGFAAPEARALDVNQASAQQLETIRGIGPRTAEIIINERERGGRFDSFEDLAERVRGIGEKKAKALEAAGLQVGEGDAATQAAAATAASAPAAAAAAPSSSAASKPAGKPANRPATGKAAPPQPSRP; encoded by the coding sequence ATGAACGCTTTTTCCGTACCCGCCGTCGCCCGGCGCTCCTTGACCATGCCTTGGCACAAACGCCATGCGCGTCAGGTGGCTGGGGGCACGCAGGGCGGGCGCCGCTTGTGGCAGCACACCCTGGGTGCGATCCTGCTGATTGGCGGACTTGGTTTCGCCGCACCCGAAGCGCGGGCGCTGGATGTGAACCAGGCCAGCGCGCAGCAATTGGAGACCATCCGCGGTATTGGTCCTCGCACGGCCGAGATCATCATCAACGAACGCGAACGGGGCGGCCGCTTTGATTCGTTCGAAGACCTGGCTGAGCGGGTGCGCGGTATCGGCGAGAAGAAGGCAAAGGCACTGGAAGCGGCCGGCCTGCAGGTGGGTGAAGGGGATGCCGCAACCCAAGCCGCCGCAGCGACTGCCGCCTCGGCACCGGCTGCCGCAGCCGCGGCGCCAAGCAGCTCAGCCGCTTCCAAACCGGCCGGAAAACCCGCCAACCGGCCGGCCACCGGCAAAGCTGCCCCCCCGCAGCCCAGCCGGCCCTGA
- a CDS encoding IS3 family transposase (programmed frameshift) codes for MKKRFTEEQIIGVLKEADAGAKPAELCRKHGISEATYYNWKAKFGGMTVSDAQRLKELEQENNRLKKLLAESMLDKAALQDLLSPKVVSPQAKREAVRTLMAERSMGVTRACGLVGISRSLFAYGSTRIGDAALTERMKEMAVAKRRYGYRRIHVLLRREGWQANHKRVWRLYSLAGLSVRKRKRKRIAATERVVRPAATAPNQSWSMDFVADGLAYGRRFRCLNIVDDYTRECLAIEVDTSLPGVRVATVLQRLAEMRGLPRSITVDNGPEFAGRALDAWAYQAGVKLSFIRPGKPVENAYIESFNGKFRDECLNEHWFLSLRQAKDLIENWRVEYNTDRPHSALGYLTPAQFVQAHQKEGLLPLDSMSVPY; via the exons ATGAAGAAACGATTCACGGAAGAACAAATCATCGGCGTGCTCAAGGAGGCCGATGCGGGTGCCAAGCCCGCAGAACTGTGCCGCAAGCACGGTATCTCCGAGGCAACGTACTACAACTGGAAGGCGAAGTTCGGTGGCATGACGGTGTCGGACGCTCAGCGGCTCAAGGAGCTGGAGCAGGAGAACAACAGGCTCAAGAAGCTGTTGGCCGAGTCGATGCTGGACAAGGCGGCGCTTCAGGATCTGCTAAGCC CGAAAGTAGTCAGCCCGCAGGCCAAGCGCGAGGCGGTCAGGACATTGATGGCCGAGCGCAGCATGGGTGTTACCCGGGCCTGCGGGCTGGTAGGAATTTCGCGGTCGTTGTTTGCCTACGGGAGCACGCGCATAGGCGATGCTGCTCTGACCGAGCGCATGAAAGAGATGGCAGTGGCCAAACGACGCTATGGCTATCGGAGAATCCATGTGCTCTTACGTCGCGAAGGCTGGCAAGCAAATCACAAGCGAGTCTGGCGGCTGTACAGCCTGGCAGGGTTGAGCGTGCGCAAACGCAAGCGTAAGCGCATCGCGGCGACCGAGCGCGTGGTTCGCCCAGCGGCAACCGCGCCGAATCAAAGTTGGTCGATGGACTTTGTGGCCGACGGCCTAGCCTATGGCCGCCGGTTCCGTTGTTTGAATATCGTCGATGACTACACTCGCGAATGCCTGGCCATCGAGGTCGATACGTCGTTGCCGGGAGTGCGTGTTGCCACGGTGCTGCAACGGCTAGCTGAAATGCGTGGCCTGCCGCGATCTATTACTGTGGACAACGGTCCGGAATTCGCCGGAAGAGCCTTGGATGCCTGGGCCTACCAAGCTGGCGTAAAGCTGTCGTTTATCCGGCCGGGTAAACCGGTGGAGAACGCTTATATCGAAAGTTTCAACGGCAAGTTCCGCGACGAATGCCTTAACGAGCACTGGTTCTTGTCCCTGCGACAGGCCAAAGACTTGATCGAAAACTGGCGGGTCGAGTACAACACCGATCGGCCCCACAGTGCGCTCGGATATTTAACCCCGGCGCAATTCGTGCAGGCTCATCAGAAAGAAGGTCTTTTACCCCTGGACTCTATGTCGGTGCCGTACTAA
- the rfaD gene encoding ADP-glyceromanno-heptose 6-epimerase — MIVVTGAAGFIGSNLVRGLNRRGIHDIIAVDDLTEGDKFVNLVDCQVADYMDKDDFRRRVADGSLPEVRAVLHQGACSDTTERNGRYMMDNNYRVTLELFEFCQARRIPFLYASSAAVYGASSVYVEDPANEGPLNVYGYSKLLFDQVLRKRMDSLTAQVVGLRYFNVYGPHEQHKGRMASVAFHNMNQFLEHGHVRLFAGWDGYVDGGQSRDFISVEDVVAVNLHFLDHPEQSGIFNCGTGRAQPFNDVAAAVVNTLRAERGEANLTLAQLVELDLIRYIPFPDDLKGRYQSYTQADVTQLRAVGFQAPMRDVQTGVAEYVRYWRARR; from the coding sequence ATGATCGTCGTAACCGGAGCCGCGGGCTTCATAGGCAGCAACCTGGTGCGCGGGCTCAACCGCCGCGGCATCCATGACATCATCGCGGTTGACGATTTGACGGAGGGCGACAAGTTCGTCAATTTGGTCGATTGCCAGGTCGCCGACTACATGGACAAGGACGACTTCCGCCGCCGTGTGGCCGACGGAAGTCTGCCCGAGGTGCGTGCGGTGCTGCATCAAGGCGCGTGTTCGGACACGACCGAACGCAACGGCCGCTACATGATGGACAACAATTACCGCGTCACGCTGGAACTGTTCGAGTTCTGCCAGGCGCGCCGCATTCCGTTCCTGTATGCCTCGTCCGCCGCCGTCTATGGCGCGTCTTCGGTCTATGTGGAAGACCCGGCCAACGAAGGGCCGCTGAACGTCTACGGCTACTCCAAGCTGCTGTTCGATCAGGTGTTGCGCAAGCGCATGGACAGCCTGACGGCACAGGTCGTGGGCCTGCGCTATTTCAACGTCTATGGTCCGCACGAACAGCACAAGGGCCGCATGGCCTCGGTGGCGTTCCACAACATGAACCAGTTCCTGGAGCACGGCCACGTACGTCTGTTCGCGGGTTGGGACGGCTATGTGGATGGTGGCCAAAGCCGCGACTTCATCTCGGTCGAAGACGTGGTGGCGGTCAACCTGCACTTTTTGGATCACCCCGAGCAATCCGGCATCTTCAACTGCGGCACGGGGCGTGCGCAGCCGTTCAATGACGTGGCCGCCGCGGTCGTGAACACGCTGCGCGCCGAACGGGGAGAGGCCAACTTGACCTTGGCGCAACTGGTGGAACTGGACCTGATCCGCTATATCCCGTTCCCCGACGACCTAAAAGGGCGCTATCAAAGCTATACGCAGGCCGACGTCACCCAACTGCGTGCGGTCGGCTTTCAGGCGCCGATGCGCGATGTGCAAACGGGCGTGGCCGAATACGTACGGTATTGGCGCGCTCGCCGTTGA
- the rfaE1 gene encoding D-glycero-beta-D-manno-heptose-7-phosphate kinase gives MKPFPAEAISQGRVLVVGDVMLDRYWFGEVERISPEAPVPVVRVARREDRLGGAANVARNVAALGGQVTLVGVLGADEAGDSIRRLSAEAGIHADLIADPSLHTTLKMRVLGRQQQLLRVDFEQLPEQAALDSVDAALARHLANHDVVVLSDYAKGVLTRVESLVAMARHAGIPVLVDPKGDDYSRYRGATLVTPNRAEMQQAVGRWNSEAELTDRAQRLRANLDLEALLVTRSEQGMTLFTDAGRDHIDAQAHEVFDVSGAGDTVLATLAVSRAIGLPWTESMGWANKAGGIAVGKLGTSVVTAAELAGESS, from the coding sequence ATGAAGCCTTTCCCCGCCGAAGCCATTTCACAAGGTCGCGTCCTCGTGGTTGGCGACGTGATGCTGGACCGCTACTGGTTCGGTGAAGTCGAACGCATCTCGCCGGAGGCGCCTGTGCCCGTGGTGCGCGTTGCGCGCCGCGAAGACCGTCTGGGTGGCGCCGCCAACGTGGCGCGCAACGTCGCGGCGCTTGGTGGCCAGGTGACGCTGGTGGGCGTGCTGGGTGCGGACGAAGCTGGCGACAGCATTCGCCGCCTGTCCGCCGAAGCCGGCATCCATGCCGACCTGATCGCCGACCCGTCCCTGCACACCACGCTGAAGATGCGCGTGCTGGGCCGCCAGCAGCAATTGCTGCGCGTGGACTTCGAACAGCTTCCCGAACAAGCCGCGTTGGATAGCGTGGACGCCGCGCTGGCCCGGCATCTGGCCAATCATGATGTCGTGGTGCTATCCGACTACGCCAAGGGCGTGCTGACGCGCGTCGAATCGCTCGTGGCCATGGCGCGCCATGCGGGCATTCCGGTGCTGGTGGACCCCAAGGGCGACGACTATTCGCGCTATCGTGGCGCGACGCTGGTCACCCCCAACCGGGCGGAAATGCAGCAGGCCGTGGGCCGCTGGAATTCTGAAGCCGAATTGACCGATCGCGCGCAGCGCCTGCGCGCCAATCTTGACCTGGAAGCGCTGCTTGTGACCCGTTCCGAGCAGGGCATGACATTGTTTACCGATGCGGGACGCGACCACATCGATGCGCAGGCGCACGAAGTGTTCGATGTGTCAGGCGCAGGCGACACGGTGCTGGCCACCCTGGCGGTTTCACGCGCCATCGGCTTGCCGTGGACCGAGTCGATGGGCTGGGCCAACAAGGCCGGCGGCATCGCCGTGGGCAAGCTGGGCACGTCCGTCGTTACCGCCGCGGAATTGGCAGGAGAATCCTCATGA